The proteins below are encoded in one region of Homo sapiens chromosome 2, GRCh38.p14 Primary Assembly:
- the SCYGR7 gene encoding small cysteine and glycine repeat-containing protein 7, whose translation MGCCGCGSCGGCGGGCGGCGGGCGGGCGGGCGSCTTCRCYRVGCCSSCCPCCRGCCGGCCSTPVICCCRRTCGSCGCGCGKGCCQQKGCCQKQCCC comes from the coding sequence ATGGGTTGCTGTGGTTGTGGAAGTTGTGGTGGCTGCGGTGGTGGCTGTGGTGGCTGCGGTGGTGGCTGCGGTGGTGGCTGCGGTGGTGGCTGTGGCAGCTGCACCACCTGCAGGTGCTACCGGGTGGGCTGCTGCTCCAGCTGCTGCCCCTGCTGCCGCGGCTGCTGTGGGGGCTGCTGCAGCACACCTGTGATCTGCTGCTGCCGCCGCACCTGCGGCTCATGTGGCTGCGGCTGTGGGAAGGGCTGTTGCCAGCAGAAAGGCTGCTGCCAGAAGCAATGCTGCTGCTAG
- the SCYGR6 gene encoding small cysteine and glycine repeat-containing protein 6 encodes MGCCGCGGCGGGCGGCGGGCSGGCGGGCGGGCGSCTTCRCYRVGCCSSCCPCCRGCCGGCCSTPVICCCRRTCHSCGCGCGCGKGCCQQKGCCQQKGCCKKQCCC; translated from the coding sequence ATGGGTTgctgtgggtgtggtggctgcgGTGGTGGCTGCGGTGGCTGCGGTGGTGGCTGCAgtggtggctgtggtggtggCTGCGGTGGTGGCTGTGGCAGCTGCACCACCTGCAGGTGCTACCGGGTGGGCTGCTGCTCCAGCTGCTGCCCCTGCTGCCGCGGCTGCTGTGGAGGCTGCTGCAGCACGCCCGTGATCTGTTGCTGCCGCCGCACCTGCCACTCATGTGGCTGCGGCTGTGGCTGTGGGAAGGGCTGTTGCCAGCAGAAGGGCTGCTGTCAGCAGAAGGGCTGCTGCAAGAAGCAATGCTGCTGCTAG